Below is a genomic region from Molothrus aeneus isolate 106 chromosome 5, BPBGC_Maene_1.0, whole genome shotgun sequence.
TGAATAACTGTCCAGCTtgtcctggattttttttattttttttttttactttgtggTAGACCgtctggaaataaaaaattaggattttgtttgttattttgtttgctttggttttggtaGAGGCTATTTGTGGGAGTATGTTGAAGCAGGAGGGAGAGTAGAAGCTTTACTTTTCCTTCTAGAATATCAGTTTGTCTCttaatttctctcttccttcaAAAATTTCAACTCCCTAGAAATCATGTCTTTGTTTTGATCTAAAATTTTTTAAGCTATAACGAAGTTTatagggaatattttcagtttaaaatataACACAACATATGAaagtcaagatttttttttcctggattattGTTGTCTTTGTAACAGATTTTAACTTAGAACTTCTTCACTGACACTTGAACCAGTTTTCCCTCTGATGACTTTGTTGCTCTCCTAAGCAGAACAGAGCATGTTTCAGAGATAAGAAATTTTGCAGGCTACCAAACAAACATGAcctgtaaattaaaaaatgcaaatcttTTGTATATGGGGATGATTTCTTGGGGTGGTTTATTCTTGTAATAGCTACTGCTAACTCTGTGTGTAACCATATGAAATGCATTGTCAGTCATTgtatgaaacaaaataaatgcctGCAGAGGTTTCTTTTAACAACTCAGCTGACTTGTGTTCCAGGTACAGGCGGATGTTGGTGTAGATACCAAGCATCAAACACTGCAAGGAGTAGCATTCCCCATTGCTAAAGATGCTATTCAGGCTctggagaaactgaaaaataagaaaCTCAATTATGTACAACTGGCAAGTATAAAATACTTtaactattttttaataatgagtATAAAATAGATTACCCacatattaaataaaatgtgttgATGTAGTATGCTGACAAATTACTATTTTGAATTAGATTAATCCAAACTTTATTCCATCCTGTCATGttctctggtttgttttttgtgtatTAACTATATTCATGTTTGCTTTGTTTACAGCAAATTGatatgaaaaatgaaactaTTATTTTGGCCAACACACTTGATACTGAACTTAAGGACTTGCCAAAAAGAGTTCCAAAGGATGCTGCACGTTACCACTTTTTCCTGTATAAGCACACACATGAAGGAGACTATTTGGAATCCATAAGTATGAGAAAATTTCTCAATATGAAATGTCACTGGCTTGTTTCAAATTCCTTAGGAATTTTGAGTCAGATCATGTGTCAGCATGATCATAAATTTCAGAGTCATTTGGTTGTGAAACTGTGAACTTGCGAATGAGAGCTCTTATGTGAGCTATCCCTTTTGATTATGAGCACCCATAAATGTGAAAACATACAGATACTGACCGTTCTCTTATCTGCTGTTTGAAATGAAACACTTGCTGAAGCAAAAAAGCTCCAGAACAGCACTACacattttgctttcagattGCATAGTTGATTTCCATTGCCTCTTTGCTACAAATGGTTTTATGATACAACTTTTGATGGAGTGTATTTATGGTCTGATTTGtgtcattgttttcttttcctgcagttttcatCTACTCTATGCCAGGGTATACCTGTAGTATACGAGAACGAATGCTCTACTCTAGTTGCAAAAGTCCACTGTTAGAAATTGTAGAAACACAGTTGTGGATGCAGATAGTTAGAAAGGTAAGTGCAGGGGGTGTATGGGTATTTTCTCCATACCTGTCTTCCCTTCTTAATTAAAATCTATAATTGTCTCTGTCACCACCTTGTCCAAACAATGACAAGTGTAATTTAGTTTGTCCTGAACAGGAAATAATTGTTGATGGAGCTAGAGGATCAAAGTTAAGTCATGGAAATTTTACTGTGTTTCATAATTTCTACCCTTATATCTTGAACAAATATATCCTTGTGCATCAAGGAAGTATTTGAGAGTACTTTGAAGGACTTTATAGAATTAACATGATTTCTTACTGAAAGTTGTGTCGTATTTTGGACCACGGCATATTGCTGTTGTTAAACACTAAATTCCTTTAAGCCATAGTTACGTAGAGATTTTCAAAATCATTTCAAGCTGCAGTTCTGAAAATTAGAACTGCTATCTTAGGAGTCCTTGATGGGGCAAACAAGTATTTGCAAATAAGCTGATCTTTTCACACTGTATAGATTTTACTGCAATGCAAAAAGTTGCTTCTCACCTCCCAGAGACCACAGAAATGGTCCACTTGTTACCTATGGATATGTTTTTAACACTTTTGTGGAAGCTTAGTTTCTGTAGAGATTATGTTTACCTTAAAAATAGCAGAATTAATACTAACTATTTTTAGTAAGATGACAACGAATTAACTAGATTTTTGCTATGTGTATTtgtatgtaattatttttctgaaattgcCTTTCTGCAACAAAACTAAAGCACCATGTGACTCCTGAAAATTCCTGCAGACTGAAATTTCTGAAGCATGTCCTTGTAACAGCAAAACTGAGGCTGACAAGTCTTTCAAGTGTTATGGTTGGCAGGGCATGAAGTGCTGAATGCTCAGCAGAGCAAGGCCATAGCATTTCTCTGAATTCTAAATTCCTGCAATTTAAAACAGGGGAGTTTGGCTTGAGagcagtattttctttctgtttggtttCATATATCTAGATTTTGAAAACTAAAACACTCCCCTCCATTCTGTTCAttattttagctttttcttGCTAAACACTTGAGTACTTGCTGAGTGGCAGTAGCCAGCTAATAACATAAGCTTCTTTATACACCTCCCCCTCTTTCTCAAGAGATAACAATATGCATCCACATTGCTTAATTAGTGTTTAAAACATGTTATAATGAACAATTTTGATTCTTCAAATGTGTAAATACTTAAAATGAGTAAATAAGTAACATAGAATGTGTTCTCCTAGTTAGTGTTAACAGGTACACTGTGCCAAAGCTTGTGACCAAAAGAAGTCCTTAGCATATGTACTGTTTAGTGTGTGCTTACATTTCAGGAAACTAATTAAGTCACACTTAATAGTGTAAGAGTATAGGGGAGTTTCAGGAAAACTATCCAAGATTTCTCAGGGCATTAGGCACAAGTTGGAGAACTTTTCATGCTTGACTTTGAACATTATTGCACATATGGTTTTAATATAGTATTGAGTTTCAGCAAAGTTTCTAAATGTTTTTGACTTtgagtatgattttttttctgccagattGAAATAGATAATGGTGATGAGTTAACTGCTGACTTTCTTTATGAAGAAGTACATCCAAAACAACATGCTTACAAACAGAGTTTTGCTAAACCAAAAGGTCCTGCAGGGAAGAGAGGAATACGAAGACTGATCAGAGGTCCAGCAGAGACTGAAACACCAAGTGATTAGAAACTGTGTTTGTATTTGTTTAAGTGTTAAAGTAAGAAGTGGAATTCTGGCTTTTGGTAATGAACTGAAATCATTCCATTCATAGATGCTAGGGATaaaaaaaagctctttgtaCTCTTCTCTTTTCTGACCTGAACACTTTTTATATTGTTACATGATTATATTTGTTGACCATGTTTTATGACATATAGAAGAGATAATTATTTTGAagctagaagaaaaaaaactaagATAGTAcccctttattttaatttagaagCCATTATTAATAGCTGTACATGTGATCATAAACTTTGCAGACATAAGACTATGAAGCCCATGTATTCTGTCAGTAAGTCACAGCTGTATTCTTATGCATAGCCTATTAAACCTCTAAGACTTTCCATGTGAGAAGAGATGAAGGACTAGTGTTGTCCcaattaaaactttatttttccttgtagCACTTAAGGACAATAGTAAAATAAAAGGTTGTCTTTGGATTTGACAGGATGCATTGCTggattttgttggtttgtttggttggttttttccttgtaaTGGAAAATATAAACTAAAATCAGTTATCATTCAATTAATATAAGCATTCAGGAATAGATGGACATTTTCTGAGGCAAAGACTTGGTCATCTCAAATTTATAACTAATTTAATGAATTATCTTTTAATGAAATCTGACATAAAACAATAGCTTTTCCAGACTTCTGTATCACTCATAAGTGTTACATATTAGGTACTGAATGACCAAGTATAAAAGGAGATTAAATGTCAATGAGTTAGTATATTCAATAGATTATGGAGCTGCTTTCAGAGCAATATGTCTAAAGTAATTAATTATCTATGCAGTTGGATCTAAAAATGTGTAAGTTCAGTAAAAAGGAAGCAGTCTTGCTTCATAACAGTGAGGTCCTACTGTGTTTGTACTATCAACTGCAATTTTTACTTTCAAGATAttctgaaaattactttttctaaaTGTTTGAACTTCAGTGTAACTTAAATCTATAATTTAAGTCCAACTAGGTCTTGAATAACTGCTGGCAGCAAGCCCCTAGTTAggattttgatgattttttcctccattcTTCCCTTCTTCAAAATACTTAAATCAGTCAGAATAGTCTAAACTTGATTAAACTGTAAGTAATGTGTttaacaggaaaaggaaaagtagaTTATTTTAATAAGTGCATTAAAGGGGAATTAGATGTGGAAGTCAAGTATTGGATGAccttaaatatttaaaactgtgTGATGAAGCAAATACTTGTGAATAGATTATATTCCCAGTGAGGACTTGCTTTTTAGTGTCTTTTATGTGACCTTTGTGGTTTTtgagttttgttggttttgttttttttaaagctacaCGGGAGTTGCCAGCTTTGGTTTATTGGGTATTATCGTAGCTGCTGGATATACTCATTATAGAGCTGAATGGTATGTTTACCTGGTGGAAGATGGATTTAAGGTTTGTAGGGGATAATGTTTTGACACTAGTAGTTCCTGACGAAAAATTGTTTTATCTATTATTTAGTTTGGCTATACTAGCTTACTGTTGACATCTGAGATTGCACTATATAATGTGAAGGTTGCAATAGTTGGTATTACCATGGGGTTTTTATATGCAGCAGAAATTTTacacttcagcttttttttcatttaattttacaCACTACATCAGTCCAATTCAATAGCTCTTGATCCTCAGCTAATCTCCTGCTTGCTCTTGTGTTCTTTTCCTGTCTCTTGCCTTCTGTACTATGTCAGGcaaatttaattgttttttaaatatgcttATTGAGTGTGCAGCTCATTGTACACTgttattaaatgtatttttaggtTAACTCAAATATTTGCAACACACCTAATTCACTTTGGaatttttgttgtggtttggttttaagGACTGTAGCATTGAAAAATTACTGCTAGAGGGTTGTTTGAATTTAGTATTCCTGCCCTTGTGCCAGCCATAGCAAGAGTGCACACACTTTCTTGAGCCAGTAAAGAGGTTCAGCTTTTTAagactaaatattttaaataatgaacaGCTTGACCTGATAGAGTTGTGTGGatgttgtgggggttttgttggatgtttgttttggggcttttttcactgttgctttttggttttgtttttggttttttgtgcaATCCTGCCCTAGGTAGATGAGGATAGGAGATGGAAAACTTAATCTGGAGGAGGATGAGAGCTGGTTAAATGATTATGCAAGAGCATTTATGATGAGCTGCTTTAGAGTTCAGCCCAAACCAGACATTGTAAATTTCCCTACGTGAAAATAGTCTATGTGATGTATACACCCAGCCCAGACAGGAGTCAGTCACATCCTGAGCACgtctccttctcttttcccaaaAAGAGAATTATATGAAGTCTTGCACTGCTGGCTGCTTCTCCAGGCCTCTTGTAGCTATTCTCCTAACAGCAATAAGAAGTATCTTATTGTAAGTTCTTTTTGTACAATCTATCACGTTTACATCTACATAGTTGCCTCCACTTCTGTTCATGAATGTTCAGAACCAGGGCAAAACGTGGGCGTTTTTGTAATCAAAGTTGCTCCATTAACTGTCTCTGGTCATTAAATAATTGAAAGTGTCCATTCAAATTGTTGGCCTTCATAAAGCCCAAAAGCAATGCAGCTGCTTGCAGTTAACTCACAAGCTATTAAATAGTTAATTAACAGGACAGGTAATTATTTAGTAAATGGTTATGTTGCAACTTAAGGAGATCTTGATCTTTTAAAACACTCCTATCAACGGTTAAACTAATCAAGGTAAAAATTGCTCTGTTGCTCAGATTGAcattgtaaataaaaaaaattgtttatcaGTGTGTTTAAGTATTCAATGAAAGCCACCTTCAGATGATAAAATTAACTAAGTTTACCTTATCTATTTTGTAATTTACTTTATAAATAAAGATTGATGCTTTAGCTTGGTGTTGTCTGAATCATTTCATAGTCTCTTTAATGGAGatatattttctaaaatcaGAATGTGTAAAAGGCAGTTCTCACGGGACTAGAAAGTGACTGTGGGGTGTAAGAAGGGAGGTGAGCAGAAAGAATTCCTGGTTTTTGCTATTAGACAAAAATCTCTATGTTAGAAACAGCTACTTTCTCATTGTTTTATGGGAGCAGCACCAAGGGCTCCATAGCAGAATCCAAGGGTGTTCTCCTGAGGTTTTTGTACTTCCAGTAATATGCCCTTTCAAAAATTTCTTCTGTCCTTTTAAAATGCTGAGGTAGTTGACTGAACAGTTGATTGAACAGTTCTGTCTGTTCTTACTTGATCAGCATGAactactatactatactatactactGGATTTCTCTCAGCTCCAGTTCTATGAAACCAGATCATCCCAAGTATCTTGAACAACTCAAGTTACTGATCTATATCCTAGAAAGCCTTATTATAGTAACTAAAACAAACAAGTACACTAGGATAATTTAATGTTTTTGGAGGGAACAAAAGAAACTAAAGTCAGCTACTCTTATCCTCTGTTAGTGTTTAGAGATGTTGACTTTACTGTATGGAGACCTCAAAAAAAATCTGGGGTGGGAAAGGGAAGTTCCTTCTCCTTGTCCcctacatatttaaaaaaaatagttgcCACATAAGTTAGCTAGCTTTACCTAGTTAACCCCTCATACTCACTAAAGAAgttcaaaactttttttctaaattgtATGAAATAGTAGCTAACATGCTTCATTTTCAGTGAGGAAGGGAAACTACTGCCAAAATCTCACTGcggagagcagcactgcaaatAGTAATGGTCAGGTATGACAGAGCAGGAACTCCCATGCTTTGTGGCTGAGATTCTCCTCACACTGAAGAATATCACGGTGCACAAACAAAAATGTTCCACCCTACCAGAGGCgaacagagctgagcagggagttGTTACAGCAAACACTTTAGACAACTCTGTAGCTGCATTCCAGCTCCAGGGAATAGTAAAAAGCAGGTGTGATCTAATAAACCTTCACATAACAGCTGGAGATGCTTAAAACTGAAGAATGGCTTCAGCAGATTTTATTCTAATTTAGTTTTATAGCAGCTTTCTTCTACAGGTTCAGAGCTGTAgagttttttttccatgcagtgAGGTTACCATAATGTTATTAACAGAAATGCAAGCAAATGATGATTATTTTCAAGGCTCAAAGTTTTAACAGTAGAAAGAAGTAATAATGCAGCaggtttttctttgttaaatATGTTTCTATGTTTCTAAGTTTTTTACAATTTATACTCAAAAAATCTAGAAGCCATTAGGTAGATCCTTTATTCTAAATTAAGCTAGCAGTTTGAAAAGGCAATACAAACTGAATAAATAGCCAGAAATCGAATTATATCATTGCATTGAAATCACATGCTTCCTACATATATATTCCTGAATGAAGTcacacataatcacagaatttcAAATTTAACCGTAGGCCAGACTGTGTTCTTATTCCTAAGCTATTAACAAAGTTCACGAGGTGCAAAATTAGTTTATATGAAAATAACATCTTTCATTTACAATGGTAATATGCTCATACTTAGTCTAAAGTATCTGGAATCTTACTAGTCACTTTCATTCCATTTTTAGTCTGCTTTGATCTGTcaatgtttctatttttaaaagctttccaTTTATACTTTCAGaagtgtatttttgtatttagtTAATATtcctacatatatatatatattaaaaatagctTAATTATTTGACTAAGTAAAATGCAGAATTGGTCTTCACATCATCATTCTGACCCCTTTAAGAAAAGCAACCATCTCTATTTATAATCCATATGAAGTCTTCTCCTAAAGTACTAAAAATATTCAATCCTCCTAAAATAGTCAAAGTAGCTAAGAGTCTTCCtgtgaataaaaattaaatggttTGTCATCACAGAGTTCACTGTAAGAAAGCATTTGCAAGTGTAAATGCATCTGCACAGCAAGATAACTATTTTGCTTTGGAATCcttgaaatgaaaaaacaacCTAGAAAATGTCTTGCAGCCTTTATTTGACTAGAACTAACACCAAGAAGACTTTTTGATAATAATCACATTCACTAACAGTACCAGACCATTCACTCTAATATGAACTCTTAAGCTAAAATATTAAGTAGAAGCTTGTTTAAATTGGGTAATTGTCATTTCTCAAAAAGACAACATTAAATACCACTATAGCTATTAAATGATTTTGTCTTCAATAGACAAAGGCCTAGTACACCTGATCAAGAAAgcaatttgcagaaaaaatattctgcccAGTTACAGTCATATTCCTTTGCAGCAGACAT
It encodes:
- the TWF1 gene encoding twinfilin-1 isoform X1 gives rise to the protein MSHQTGIQASGSVKDIFVGARNGQYRLLKIVIDNEQLVVGSSRQPVGSWEKDYDSFVLPLLEDKQPCYILYRLDSQNAQGYEWIFIAWSPDHSPVRQKMLYAATRATLKKEFGGGHIKDEVFGTVQDDVSLNGYKKYLISQSSPAPLTAAEEELRQIKINEVQADVGVDTKHQTLQGVAFPIAKDAIQALEKLKNKKLNYVQLQIDMKNETIILANTLDTELKDLPKRVPKDAARYHFFLYKHTHEGDYLESIIFIYSMPGYTCSIRERMLYSSCKSPLLEIVETQLWMQIVRKIEIDNGDELTADFLYEEVHPKQHAYKQSFAKPKGPAGKRGIRRLIRGPAETETPSD
- the TWF1 gene encoding twinfilin-1 isoform X2; this translates as MLVVGSSRQPVGSWEKDYDSFVLPLLEDKQPCYILYRLDSQNAQGYEWIFIAWSPDHSPVRQKMLYAATRATLKKEFGGGHIKDEVFGTVQDDVSLNGYKKYLISQSSPAPLTAAEEELRQIKINEVQADVGVDTKHQTLQGVAFPIAKDAIQALEKLKNKKLNYVQLQIDMKNETIILANTLDTELKDLPKRVPKDAARYHFFLYKHTHEGDYLESIIFIYSMPGYTCSIRERMLYSSCKSPLLEIVETQLWMQIVRKIEIDNGDELTADFLYEEVHPKQHAYKQSFAKPKGPAGKRGIRRLIRGPAETETPSD